The Nitrospiraceae bacterium DNA window CAGATTTACGGGTTTCCCGTCGATATCATCCATCGTAAAATCATAGATGCTCGTTGTTTTTGCAGCCATGATCATTCCTTCTTGATCGGCCTGCACTGTGTGCAAGCCGGCTATGAGTCCCCATCCCACGACAAGGGCGGATACGGCGCACATGATCTTCGACATGATGACCTCCTCGATCGAGGTTACAAGCGCTCCAGCGTTGCAATCCGGTCTTCAATCGGCGGATGCGTTGCGAACAAATGCCACAAGCCTGACGATCTACCGGCAATCTTCATCGTCGCTAATGCATCTTGCGTCGCGTATTCCTGCTCAGTGGACTTCACCCACCGATCGATTCCACGTAAAGCAGAGATCATCGAGCTCTTCCCATAGACCTTAGCAGAGAAAGCGTCGGCCGCATATTCGCGGTGACGCGAGTGCCAGTTAATCACCAGAGATGCCAAGATGGTTAAGATGATCTGTAGAAAGATAAATACGACCATTGCCAGCAGTGGATTTCCCGTCGATCCTTCCTCCCGATCTTGGCTAGGCTGGGCCAGAATCTGGTAAACAAAATGGCTGATGTAATAAACGAACGTGTTCATTAGGCCCGCGAGAACAGTCGTCGTGAACATGTCCCCGTTGAAAACATGTCCCATCTCATGGGCGAGTACCCCCTTGACCTCTTGCTCCCTCAGATTCTGCAAGAGACCTGTCGAAACGGCCACCATCGCATTATTCTTACTGGGGCCGGTGGCAAAGGCATTGGGATCCGGCG harbors:
- the htpX gene encoding protease HtpX, with amino-acid sequence MKWIKGIGLFLIANILIYLTLSITANILINIILPMFGIDVRGVFNQQLLVWALVIGFGGAFISLAFSKQMARAMLADCQQITHPRSHAEQVIYGSVQEIAQRLHIRMPEVWVYESPDPNAFATGPSKNNAMVAVSTGLLQNLREQEVKGVLAHEMGHVFNGDMFTTTVLAGLMNTFVYYISHFVYQILAQPSQDREEGSTGNPLLAMVVFIFLQIILTILASLVINWHSRHREYAADAFSAKVYGKSSMISALRGIDRWVKSTEQEYATQDALATMKIAGRSSGLWHLFATHPPIEDRIATLERL